One segment of Herbaspirillum hiltneri N3 DNA contains the following:
- a CDS encoding methyl-accepting chemotaxis protein, with amino-acid sequence MRWFYNLKIAKKLVLSFLAVIILTAGLGAFSIVELVKVNRASSEIATNWMPSVKIGLQLQASMARFRISELQHILATEDKDYDDAEKAMKTRMEIIRKDMASYEAMISEPEEKVLYPQFLQTMQKYLSENKKIMELSRANQKDEARLQFKGESNKLFRQAVEQLVGLVKINENGTERSNGDADHTFNEARNWILGLLIAIVVIAFALAVWVARIVSVPLNKAVDIAQRVSGGDLSADIHAESKDETGQLMHSLKAMNDSLLRIVGEVRTGTDTIATASTEIASGNLDLSSRTEQQAGSLEETASAMEELTSTVKQNADNARQANQLAVSASEVAQQGGTVVGQVVDTMGSINESSRKIVDIISVIDGIAFQTNILALNAAVEAARAGEQGRGFAVVASEVRSLAQRSAAAAKEIKVLIDDSVEKVGSGSKLVEQAGVTMSEVVASVRRVTDIVGEISAASIEQSTGIEEVNRAITQMDEVTQQNAALVEQAAAAAQSLQEQAGKLAQVVSVFKLRS; translated from the coding sequence ATGCGCTGGTTTTACAACCTCAAGATCGCAAAAAAACTGGTCCTGTCATTTCTGGCCGTCATCATTCTGACCGCGGGACTGGGCGCCTTCTCGATCGTCGAACTGGTCAAGGTCAACCGGGCGTCGAGCGAAATCGCCACCAACTGGATGCCGAGCGTGAAGATCGGCCTGCAATTGCAGGCGTCGATGGCGCGCTTCCGTATTTCCGAGTTGCAGCACATCCTGGCGACCGAGGACAAGGATTACGACGACGCCGAAAAAGCGATGAAGACGCGCATGGAAATCATCCGCAAGGACATGGCGTCGTACGAGGCCATGATTTCCGAGCCGGAAGAGAAAGTGCTCTATCCGCAATTTTTGCAAACCATGCAGAAGTATCTCAGCGAGAACAAGAAGATCATGGAACTGTCGCGCGCCAATCAGAAAGACGAAGCGCGCCTGCAGTTCAAAGGTGAATCGAACAAGCTGTTCCGCCAGGCCGTCGAGCAACTTGTCGGCCTGGTCAAGATCAATGAGAATGGCACCGAGCGTTCCAATGGCGACGCTGACCATACCTTCAACGAAGCGCGCAACTGGATCCTCGGTCTGCTGATCGCCATCGTGGTGATCGCCTTTGCCCTCGCGGTGTGGGTCGCACGCATCGTCTCGGTGCCGCTCAACAAGGCGGTCGACATCGCCCAGCGCGTGTCCGGCGGCGACCTCAGCGCCGACATCCACGCCGAGAGCAAGGATGAAACCGGCCAGCTCATGCACTCGCTGAAGGCGATGAACGACAGCCTGCTGCGCATCGTCGGCGAAGTGCGCACCGGCACCGACACCATCGCCACCGCGTCGACCGAAATCGCCAGCGGCAATCTCGACTTGTCCAGCCGCACCGAGCAACAGGCCGGTTCGCTGGAAGAAACCGCATCGGCCATGGAAGAGCTCACCTCGACCGTGAAGCAGAACGCCGACAACGCGCGCCAGGCGAATCAACTCGCGGTCTCCGCATCCGAAGTGGCGCAACAAGGCGGGACGGTGGTGGGCCAGGTGGTCGACACCATGGGCTCGATCAATGAATCCTCGCGCAAGATCGTCGACATCATCAGCGTGATCGACGGCATCGCTTTCCAGACCAATATCCTGGCGCTGAACGCCGCAGTGGAAGCCGCGCGCGCCGGCGAACAGGGCCGGGGTTTCGCCGTGGTGGCGAGTGAAGTGCGCAGCCTGGCGCAACGTTCCGCCGCAGCGGCCAAGGAGATCAAGGTGCTGATCGACGACTCGGTGGAAAAGGTCGGCTCGGGCAGCAAGTTGGTCGAGCAAGCCGGCGTCACCATGTCGGAAGTGGTCGCCAGCGTACGCCGGGTCACCGATATCGTGGGTGAAATCAGCGCGGCCAGCATCGAGCAGAGCACCGGCATCGAAGAAGTCAATCGCGCCATCACGCAGATGGATGAAGTGACGCAGCAGAACGCCGCGCTGGTGGAGCAGGCCGCTGCTGCCGCCCAGTCGCTGCAGGAGCAGGCCGGCAAACTGGCGCAGGTGGTCAGCGTGTTCAAACTCCGGAGCTGA
- a CDS encoding putative bifunctional diguanylate cyclase/phosphodiesterase: MFQWLLLKENALSAAENTVWKESALRIILVSGLLLEFGIGLLSAIDAVKVGAYYIIAVVVGFFVALLLGVVASVRRPVIGSAILIATIYAAAFCIVYFVNDAEIAKYGIMFVYTAPLIGRIFFGARLALVLMTINFFPFMLLLRNEPLPVYPGIDAPLANAHAYIQSLLFLFFNICVPLGVFRLLHALDASIRRHRAASSELESSHAQYQEIFENAGGAIVLCDVQGRILKANTLADNLIGRNPEKSAQSGRDANLFELLEHKCRSDAEKAADVLALKSGQEFAAKDGRLIAIENISTTSEHHYIVLLRDISQQRRIEEALDRSKERETFLSNHDQLTQLPNRDLLQRQLEELMRAMSPRRQLALVVIRLDSIKYVNDALGSAAGDALIVAFADALQRLLPKGSLIARLRSVVFSFTVETSHASRDAIPQIEHIRRSLPEELLVGGERQPVQVSMAMAFSRPGETSGDELIQRGKLALDSARRSGTQDITVFDDEAAASIRRRLSIEQSIVMALRENELRLVYQPKVTRDGDIVGLEALIRWRSPTLGDVSPAEFIPVAEASGAIHFITAFVVDEVCTYIRQTLDSGRRCLPVAINLSAIDIVRADLLDLVNAACQKYRISPDHLEFEITETGLVGNENLAISHLEALNAQGYGITIDDFGTGYSSLQKLSRFPTKSIKIDQSFVAQIGISEKSELIIRAVVSLAKILSCTTVAEGVETLVQEKFLKAIGCQFFQGFYYYPPMEFQQVNQLLKGR, translated from the coding sequence ATGTTCCAGTGGCTACTGCTTAAAGAAAATGCCCTGAGCGCGGCAGAAAATACGGTCTGGAAAGAGAGCGCGCTGCGCATCATCCTGGTCTCCGGCCTGCTGCTGGAATTCGGCATCGGCCTGCTCAGCGCCATCGATGCTGTCAAGGTCGGCGCGTACTACATCATCGCGGTGGTGGTCGGCTTCTTCGTTGCCTTGCTGCTCGGCGTGGTGGCGTCGGTGCGGCGTCCCGTGATCGGCAGCGCGATCCTGATCGCAACCATTTATGCGGCGGCATTTTGCATCGTCTATTTCGTCAACGACGCCGAAATCGCCAAGTACGGCATCATGTTCGTCTACACCGCGCCGCTGATCGGCCGCATCTTCTTCGGCGCGCGCCTGGCGCTGGTGCTGATGACGATCAATTTCTTCCCGTTCATGCTGTTGCTGCGCAACGAGCCGCTGCCGGTCTATCCCGGCATCGATGCGCCGCTGGCCAATGCGCACGCCTATATCCAGTCGCTGCTGTTCCTGTTCTTCAACATCTGCGTGCCATTAGGTGTGTTTCGCCTGTTGCATGCGCTGGACGCGTCGATCCGCCGCCATCGCGCGGCCAGCAGCGAGCTCGAGAGCAGCCACGCGCAATACCAGGAAATCTTTGAAAACGCCGGCGGCGCGATCGTCCTGTGCGATGTGCAGGGGCGCATACTCAAGGCCAATACGCTGGCCGACAACCTGATCGGCCGCAATCCCGAAAAATCCGCACAAAGCGGCAGGGACGCCAATCTGTTCGAGCTGCTCGAACACAAGTGCCGCAGCGATGCGGAAAAAGCCGCCGATGTCCTGGCGCTCAAGAGCGGCCAGGAATTCGCTGCCAAAGACGGTCGCCTGATCGCGATAGAAAATATCTCGACGACCTCAGAACACCACTACATCGTGCTGTTGCGCGACATCTCGCAACAGCGTCGCATCGAAGAAGCGCTCGACCGCAGCAAGGAGCGCGAGACCTTCCTCAGCAACCACGACCAGCTCACGCAGCTGCCCAACCGCGACCTGCTGCAGCGGCAATTGGAAGAGCTGATGCGCGCCATGTCGCCACGCCGCCAGCTGGCGCTGGTGGTGATTCGCCTCGACAGCATCAAGTACGTCAACGACGCGCTCGGCAGCGCCGCCGGCGACGCGCTGATCGTGGCCTTCGCCGATGCGCTGCAGCGCCTGTTGCCAAAGGGCAGCCTGATCGCGCGCCTGCGCAGCGTGGTGTTCAGCTTCACGGTCGAGACCAGCCACGCCAGCCGCGACGCCATTCCGCAGATCGAACATATTCGCCGCAGCCTGCCGGAGGAATTGCTGGTCGGCGGCGAACGCCAGCCGGTGCAGGTGTCGATGGCGATGGCCTTCTCGCGGCCGGGTGAAACCAGCGGCGACGAACTGATCCAGCGCGGCAAGCTGGCGCTGGATTCGGCGCGCCGTTCCGGCACCCAGGACATCACCGTGTTTGACGACGAAGCGGCGGCCTCGATACGCCGCCGCCTCAGTATCGAGCAGTCCATCGTGATGGCCTTGCGTGAAAACGAATTGCGCCTGGTCTATCAACCCAAGGTCACGCGGGACGGCGATATCGTCGGACTCGAGGCGCTGATCCGCTGGCGCTCGCCGACGCTGGGCGATGTCTCGCCGGCCGAATTCATCCCGGTCGCCGAAGCCAGCGGCGCGATTCATTTCATCACCGCCTTCGTGGTGGACGAGGTGTGCACGTACATCCGCCAGACGCTGGACTCGGGCCGCCGCTGTTTGCCGGTCGCCATCAACCTCTCCGCCATCGATATCGTACGCGCCGATCTGCTGGATCTGGTCAATGCCGCGTGCCAGAAATACCGCATCAGTCCCGACCACCTGGAGTTCGAAATTACCGAGACCGGACTGGTCGGTAACGAGAACCTTGCCATCAGCCATCTGGAGGCGCTCAATGCCCAAGGATATGGCATCACTATCGACGATTTCGGCACCGGTTACTCCTCTTTGCAGAAGCTCAGTCGCTTTCCGACGAAAAGTATTAAGATAGACCAGTCTTTTGTGGCGCAGATCGGTATCAGCGAGAAGAGTGAACTGATCATCCGTGCGGTGGTGTCGCTGGCGAAGATCCTTTCCTGCACTACCGTCGCCGAAGGCGTCGAAACGCTGGTGCAGGAAAAATTTCTCAAGGCGATCGGTTGCCAGTTCTTCCAGGGCTTCTATTACTACCCGCCGATGGAATTTCAGCAGGTCAATCAATTGCTGAAAGGCCGCTGA
- a CDS encoding HlyD family efflux transporter periplasmic adaptor subunit produces MSHSDSQAIQTIATTNDGADVAGNAPGKRKKLFTIFAGVVAVAAIGYGTYWYFIGSRYVSTDNAYTAVEISQVTPAVNGIVSEVKVVDTQYVHQGDVLVVIDSRDATLALAQAEADLGRAERRVQSYFANDTGFVAQVQAREAEQKRSAAQLLSAQADLQRAELDLRRREALEKSGSVSGEELTNARTTLLTMQANLKAAEAGKIQADANRNATVGAQKASTVLTANTTVDTNPEVTLARAKRDQAKLDLERTVLRAPVEGVIARRQVQVGQRVQAGTALLSVVPTRSMHVDANFKEGQLSQVHLGQPVTMKADIYGSAIEYHGTVVGVAGGTGSAFAVIPAQNATGNWIKVVQRLPVRISIDRKELAEMPLSVGLSMDVSIDTRGKSGQGSNSAENTAMNSSAAKSPTL; encoded by the coding sequence ATGTCGCACAGTGATTCCCAAGCCATTCAAACTATCGCCACCACCAATGACGGCGCCGACGTTGCCGGCAACGCGCCCGGCAAGCGCAAGAAGCTGTTCACCATCTTCGCCGGCGTGGTCGCCGTGGCCGCCATCGGTTACGGCACCTATTGGTACTTCATCGGTTCGCGTTACGTGAGCACCGACAACGCCTATACCGCAGTGGAGATCTCGCAGGTCACGCCGGCCGTCAACGGCATCGTCTCCGAAGTCAAGGTGGTCGACACGCAATACGTTCACCAGGGCGACGTGCTGGTCGTGATCGACAGTCGCGATGCCACGCTGGCGCTGGCGCAAGCCGAGGCCGATCTGGGCCGCGCCGAGCGCCGCGTGCAGAGCTATTTCGCCAACGACACCGGTTTTGTCGCGCAGGTGCAGGCGCGCGAAGCCGAACAGAAGCGCTCCGCCGCGCAACTGCTGTCGGCGCAGGCCGACCTGCAACGCGCCGAGCTCGACCTGCGTCGCCGCGAAGCGCTGGAAAAATCCGGCTCGGTCTCGGGTGAAGAACTGACCAACGCGCGCACCACCTTGCTCACCATGCAGGCCAACCTGAAAGCCGCCGAAGCCGGCAAGATCCAGGCCGACGCCAACCGCAACGCCACCGTCGGCGCGCAAAAAGCCAGCACCGTGCTGACCGCCAACACCACCGTCGACACCAATCCGGAAGTCACGCTGGCGCGCGCCAAGCGCGACCAGGCCAAGCTGGACCTGGAGCGCACCGTCTTGCGCGCACCGGTGGAAGGCGTGATCGCCCGTCGCCAGGTGCAGGTCGGCCAGCGCGTACAGGCCGGCACCGCCTTGCTGTCGGTGGTGCCGACACGCTCCATGCACGTCGACGCCAACTTCAAGGAAGGTCAGCTGTCGCAAGTCCACCTGGGCCAGCCGGTGACGATGAAGGCCGACATCTACGGCAGCGCGATTGAATATCACGGCACCGTGGTCGGCGTGGCCGGCGGCACCGGTTCCGCATTCGCTGTCATTCCAGCGCAGAACGCCACCGGCAACTGGATCAAGGTGGTGCAACGCCTGCCGGTGCGCATCTCGATCGACCGCAAGGAACTGGCCGAGATGCCGCTGAGCGTGGGCCTGTCGATGGATGTCTCGATCGATACGCGCGGCAAGAGCGGCCAGGGAAGCAACAGCGCCGAAAACACGGCGATGAATTCATCCGCAGCGAAATCCCCGACTCTGTAA
- a CDS encoding patatin-like phospholipase family protein — protein MTNQYRAGKKALVIGGGAPNSTLIAGALTAFLDEGIEFDVISASGAGVLMGLLYQAPLGCTAREALVRWAEVGVADSIYKMFPVNYKIFNKPGHGARSFRDQVPAQMPQMPQLAGLPNMSGAAGNPFLDVFTQRFAEASGAWNDWMHLMLSAMSPSDLSSKSLGLCAHHPFLEQAIDFDAIARMKPEFYINAYNMSKSEMQVWDKNEIAPIHVRAALSFPFLYPPTEIGGDDYIEGAALDTLNFNPLMTSGDNPGKHGDIDTLVVLDILGEDRLIRKPRNLYDAWVRSIITPLVKISKTEMRLFELEHNTHPDTGEPLRRLLKVDLMSGIPEEHWPEVLDWSASNMQLLFDVGYRAGKEFCREHGESLRDALEGAPLAA, from the coding sequence ATGACCAATCAGTACAGGGCGGGGAAAAAAGCATTGGTGATCGGCGGCGGTGCGCCGAACTCGACATTGATCGCAGGTGCGCTGACCGCGTTCCTCGACGAGGGCATCGAGTTCGACGTGATCTCTGCCTCCGGCGCGGGCGTGCTCATGGGGCTGCTGTACCAGGCGCCGCTGGGTTGCACGGCGCGCGAGGCGCTGGTGCGCTGGGCCGAAGTCGGCGTGGCCGACAGCATCTACAAGATGTTCCCGGTCAACTACAAGATATTCAACAAGCCAGGCCACGGCGCGCGCAGCTTTCGCGACCAGGTGCCGGCGCAGATGCCCCAGATGCCACAGCTGGCCGGCCTGCCCAACATGTCCGGCGCGGCCGGTAATCCTTTCCTCGATGTCTTCACGCAGCGCTTCGCCGAAGCTTCGGGCGCATGGAATGACTGGATGCACCTGATGCTGTCGGCCATGTCGCCATCGGACCTGTCGTCCAAGAGTCTGGGTCTGTGCGCGCACCATCCCTTCCTCGAACAGGCGATCGACTTCGACGCCATCGCGCGCATGAAGCCGGAGTTCTACATCAACGCCTACAACATGAGCAAGAGCGAGATGCAGGTATGGGACAAGAATGAGATCGCGCCGATTCATGTGCGCGCCGCGCTGTCGTTCCCCTTCCTGTATCCGCCGACCGAAATCGGCGGCGACGACTACATCGAAGGCGCCGCGCTCGATACGCTCAATTTCAATCCCTTGATGACCAGCGGAGACAACCCGGGAAAGCACGGCGACATCGACACCCTCGTGGTGCTCGACATCCTCGGCGAGGACCGCCTGATCCGCAAACCGCGCAATCTGTACGACGCCTGGGTGCGCTCGATCATCACGCCGCTGGTGAAGATCTCGAAGACCGAGATGCGCCTGTTCGAACTCGAGCACAACACGCATCCGGACACCGGCGAACCGCTGCGCCGCCTGCTCAAGGTCGACCTCATGAGCGGCATCCCCGAGGAGCATTGGCCGGAGGTGCTGGACTGGTCGGCGTCGAACATGCAGCTGCTGTTCGATGTCGGCTACCGCGCCGGAAAAGAGTTCTGTCGCGAGCATGGCGAGTCGCTGCGGGATGCCCTCGAAGGCGCTCCGCTGGCGGCATAG
- a CDS encoding TetR/AcrR family transcriptional regulator: protein MRKKSEERRQSIIDVAAEIFNEIGFDRASMAEISARLGGSKATLYNYFSSKEEIFLQVMKQQAGMQFESLFAILIQDDGSADMRDTLRLFANKYLHLVLSPEVIAVRRLLYYNAERSELGCMYYENGPKRGWLVISEFMKRHMESGELREADPWLTAIQFRVLVEAEWAEGRILGVITSTPPDKIKESVERSLDAFFRIYGV from the coding sequence ATGCGCAAGAAAAGTGAAGAGCGGCGGCAATCGATCATCGATGTCGCTGCGGAAATATTTAACGAGATCGGATTCGATCGCGCCTCCATGGCGGAAATTTCGGCGCGCCTGGGCGGTTCGAAGGCGACGCTGTACAACTATTTTTCTTCCAAGGAAGAGATCTTTTTGCAGGTCATGAAGCAGCAGGCCGGCATGCAGTTCGAATCGCTGTTCGCCATCCTCATTCAGGACGACGGCAGCGCCGACATGCGCGACACGCTGCGCCTGTTCGCCAATAAATACCTGCACCTGGTGCTGTCGCCGGAAGTGATTGCGGTGCGCCGCCTGCTGTATTACAACGCCGAGCGTTCCGAACTCGGCTGCATGTATTACGAGAACGGCCCCAAGCGCGGCTGGCTGGTGATTTCCGAATTCATGAAACGGCACATGGAGAGCGGCGAACTGCGCGAAGCTGACCCGTGGCTGACAGCGATCCAGTTTCGCGTGCTGGTCGAAGCGGAGTGGGCGGAAGGCCGCATCCTCGGCGTGATCACCTCGACGCCGCCGGACAAGATCAAGGAGTCGGTCGAGCGCTCGCTGGACGCCTTCTTCCGCATTTACGGCGTCTGA
- a CDS encoding dihydrodipicolinate synthase family protein yields the protein MSKKKTAPTPVYRGVFPVAPTIFDDHGDIDLEGQRRCIDFMIDAGSDGICILANFSEQFALTDDERNALISTVLDHVAGRIPVIVTTTHFSSRICAQRSRNAQDAGAAMVMIMPPYHGATIRVGERGIQEFFQTVSDAIDIPIMIQDAPVSGTTLSSTLLVKMAQEIANVSYFKIEVPQAANKLREIIALGGDAIVGPWDGEEAITLMADLDAGATGAMTGGGYPDGIRRILDAYVAGDTELAAQHYQQWLPLINYENRQGGLASCKALMKEGGIIKSDSVRHPLAAMHPATREGLIKIARRLDPLVLRWGK from the coding sequence ATGAGCAAGAAAAAAACAGCGCCGACACCTGTCTATCGCGGCGTCTTCCCGGTCGCACCGACCATTTTCGACGACCACGGCGACATCGACCTGGAAGGCCAGCGCCGCTGCATCGATTTCATGATCGACGCCGGCTCCGACGGCATCTGTATTCTGGCCAATTTTTCCGAGCAGTTTGCACTCACCGACGACGAGCGCAATGCACTCATCAGCACCGTGCTCGATCACGTCGCGGGCCGCATCCCGGTAATCGTCACCACCACCCATTTCAGCTCGCGCATCTGCGCGCAGCGCAGCCGCAATGCGCAGGATGCGGGCGCGGCCATGGTCATGATCATGCCGCCGTACCACGGCGCCACCATCCGCGTCGGCGAGCGCGGCATCCAGGAGTTCTTCCAGACGGTGTCGGACGCGATCGACATTCCCATCATGATCCAGGACGCGCCGGTCAGCGGCACCACGCTGTCGTCGACGCTGCTGGTCAAGATGGCGCAGGAGATCGCCAATGTCTCCTACTTCAAGATCGAAGTGCCGCAAGCCGCCAACAAGCTGCGTGAAATCATCGCCCTCGGCGGCGATGCCATCGTCGGTCCGTGGGACGGCGAAGAAGCCATCACGCTGATGGCCGACCTCGACGCCGGCGCCACCGGCGCCATGACCGGCGGCGGCTATCCGGACGGCATCCGCCGCATCCTCGACGCCTACGTTGCAGGCGACACCGAGCTGGCCGCGCAGCACTACCAGCAATGGCTGCCGCTGATCAATTACGAAAACCGCCAGGGCGGCCTGGCGTCGTGCAAGGCGCTGATGAAAGAAGGCGGCATCATCAAATCCGATTCCGTGCGCCATCCGCTGGCGGCCATGCATCCGGCCACGCGCGAAGGCCTCATCAAGATCGCGCGCCGCCTCGATCCGCTGGTGCTACGCTGGGGTAAATAA
- a CDS encoding efflux transporter outer membrane subunit, translating to MQVPSISGDQGASPSPSSSRFPRPRLATLSALAVAALTLAGCAQFSDLGPRAEPKAIDAYQSSQSLDAAANAGAVAWPDDNWWTAYGDKQLNALMGEALRGAPSMAVARARLLKAEGVAQQQGAALLPQVTGNASLDHMKQSYNNGVPADFVPRGYNNEARVTLDFSYEIDFWGKNRAALAAATSELEAARADAAQARITLATSIAAGYAELERLFSQRDTSQAALQVRQETENLFTQRRLNGLETEGSVKQVIARRATAEADLLAVDESIALQRNKLAALAGAGPDRGLQLARPVIDMSKPFNLPQELPANLLGRRPDIVAARLRAEAAARQIKVARAQFYPNVNLSAYFGFQSLGTNLLTQSGSSIGSFGPAISLPIFEGGRLRGQFRSASASYDEAVANYDSAVTQALQDVADVAVSERALSGRLNRTEAAADAARDAYRIVRNRYEGGLTNYLDVLNAQDTLLTNLRELSTLRSRLFALDVSMVRALGGGYQHPS from the coding sequence ATGCAAGTTCCATCTATTTCAGGGGATCAGGGCGCATCCCCATCCCCCTCCTCCTCCCGCTTTCCCCGTCCCCGCCTCGCCACGCTGTCGGCGCTGGCCGTCGCGGCGCTGACGCTGGCCGGCTGTGCACAGTTTTCCGACCTCGGCCCGCGCGCTGAACCCAAGGCCATCGACGCCTATCAATCTTCGCAATCGCTGGACGCTGCCGCCAATGCAGGCGCGGTGGCCTGGCCCGACGACAACTGGTGGACCGCCTACGGCGACAAGCAACTCAACGCCTTGATGGGTGAAGCGCTGCGCGGCGCGCCGTCGATGGCAGTGGCGCGCGCCCGCTTGCTGAAAGCCGAAGGCGTGGCCCAGCAACAAGGCGCGGCATTGTTGCCGCAAGTCACCGGCAACGCCTCGCTCGATCACATGAAGCAGAGCTACAACAACGGCGTGCCCGCCGATTTCGTACCGCGCGGCTATAACAACGAAGCGCGCGTCACGCTCGACTTCAGCTACGAAATCGACTTCTGGGGCAAGAACCGCGCGGCGCTGGCCGCCGCCACTTCCGAACTCGAAGCCGCACGCGCCGATGCCGCCCAGGCGCGCATCACGCTGGCCACTTCGATCGCCGCCGGCTATGCCGAACTGGAGCGCTTGTTCAGTCAGCGCGACACTTCCCAGGCGGCATTGCAGGTGCGCCAGGAAACCGAAAACCTGTTCACCCAGCGCCGCCTCAACGGCCTCGAAACGGAAGGCAGCGTCAAGCAAGTAATCGCGCGCCGCGCGACGGCCGAAGCCGATCTGCTGGCGGTGGACGAATCGATTGCCCTGCAGCGCAACAAGCTGGCCGCACTGGCCGGCGCCGGTCCGGACCGCGGCCTGCAACTGGCTCGTCCGGTGATCGACATGTCCAAGCCGTTCAACCTGCCGCAGGAATTGCCGGCCAACCTGCTCGGCCGCCGTCCCGACATCGTTGCCGCGCGCCTGCGCGCCGAAGCCGCCGCCAGGCAGATCAAGGTGGCGCGCGCGCAGTTCTATCCGAACGTCAACCTGAGCGCCTACTTCGGCTTTCAATCGCTAGGCACCAATCTGCTGACCCAATCGGGTTCCAGCATCGGCAGCTTCGGACCGGCGATTTCGCTGCCGATCTTCGAAGGCGGACGCCTGCGCGGCCAATTCCGCTCGGCCAGCGCCAGCTATGACGAGGCCGTCGCCAACTACGACAGCGCCGTCACGCAAGCCCTGCAGGATGTCGCCGATGTCGCCGTCAGCGAGCGCGCCTTGAGCGGCCGCCTGAATCGCACCGAGGCAGCCGCAGACGCCGCCCGGGACGCTTACCGCATCGTGCGCAACCGCTATGAAGGCGGCCTCACCAATTACCTTGACGTGCTCAATGCGCAAGACACGCTGCTGACCAACTTGCGCGAGCTGTCGACCTTGCGCTCGCGCCTGTTCGCGCTCGATGTGTCGATGGTTCGCGCGCTCGGCGGCGGTTACCAGCACCCCAGCTGA
- a CDS encoding DHA2 family efflux MFS transporter permease subunit, with product MSSQFSDASLKPLEGAQLIGAGLLLAAANFIAVLDTTIANVSVSTISGALGASSSQGTYVITSYAVAEAITVPLTGWLANRFGTVRVFITSMILFGVFSALCGLANSLGMLIAFRVLQGLAGGPLMPLSQTLLLRIFPKEKAPAAVGLWAMTTLIAPIAGPILGGVLCDQYSWPYIFFINVPVALICGYMGWKMLKRYESPLLKLPIDKIGLILMIVWVAALQLMLDEGKEKDWFASTEIVVLALIAAAGFIAFMIWELTERNPIVDLRVFRHRGYTASVTTICLAFGAFFGATVLTPLWLQGYMGYTATHSGETTALTGILAVLTAPFVAKLSTKVDPRKLVFIGVMWLGAVTLFRSFNTTDMSNFQIGWPLLMLGIGLPLFFVPLTGLALSSVEESETASAAGLMSFCRTMSGAIATSLVNTSWENKSIYYHAELAGMVDQFGDVSNTLTQAGMSLDQARANIEQMLQSQSIMLSTNHIFMMAAISFGLAAAAVWFAPKPTRVADTSAAH from the coding sequence ATGTCATCCCAATTTTCCGATGCATCGCTGAAGCCGCTGGAGGGCGCACAGCTGATCGGCGCAGGCCTGTTGCTGGCCGCAGCCAACTTCATCGCGGTGCTCGACACGACCATCGCCAACGTGTCCGTGTCGACCATCTCGGGCGCGCTCGGCGCATCGTCGAGCCAGGGCACCTACGTCATCACCTCGTATGCGGTGGCCGAGGCGATTACCGTGCCGCTGACCGGCTGGCTGGCCAATCGCTTTGGCACGGTGCGCGTGTTCATCACGTCGATGATTCTGTTCGGCGTGTTCTCGGCGCTGTGCGGACTGGCCAATTCGCTGGGCATGCTGATCGCCTTCCGCGTGTTGCAAGGACTTGCCGGCGGGCCGCTGATGCCGCTGTCGCAAACCCTGCTGCTGCGCATTTTCCCCAAGGAGAAAGCGCCCGCCGCAGTCGGCCTGTGGGCCATGACCACGCTGATCGCACCGATCGCCGGCCCGATCCTGGGCGGCGTGCTGTGCGACCAGTACAGCTGGCCCTACATCTTCTTCATCAACGTGCCGGTGGCGCTGATCTGCGGCTACATGGGCTGGAAGATGCTCAAGCGCTACGAGTCGCCGCTGCTGAAACTGCCGATCGACAAGATTGGCCTGATCCTCATGATCGTCTGGGTCGCCGCGTTGCAACTGATGCTCGACGAAGGCAAGGAAAAAGACTGGTTCGCCTCCACCGAGATCGTGGTGCTGGCGCTGATCGCGGCGGCCGGCTTCATCGCCTTCATGATCTGGGAGCTGACCGAACGCAATCCTATCGTCGACCTGCGCGTGTTCCGCCATCGCGGCTACACCGCCAGCGTCACCACGATCTGCCTGGCGTTCGGCGCGTTCTTCGGCGCCACCGTGCTGACGCCATTATGGCTGCAGGGCTACATGGGCTACACCGCGACGCACTCGGGCGAGACCACCGCGCTGACGGGTATCCTCGCAGTACTGACGGCGCCGTTCGTGGCCAAACTGTCGACCAAGGTCGATCCGCGCAAGCTGGTATTCATCGGTGTCATGTGGCTCGGCGCGGTAACGCTGTTCCGCAGCTTCAATACCACCGACATGAGCAACTTCCAGATCGGCTGGCCGCTGCTGATGCTGGGTATCGGGCTACCGCTGTTCTTCGTGCCGCTGACCGGCCTGGCGCTGAGCAGCGTGGAGGAATCCGAGACCGCGTCGGCGGCCGGCCTGATGAGTTTTTGCCGCACCATGTCGGGCGCCATCGCCACCTCGCTGGTCAACACCAGCTGGGAGAACAAGTCGATCTACTACCACGCGGAACTGGCCGGCATGGTCGATCAGTTCGGCGACGTCAGCAACACCCTGACGCAGGCGGGCATGTCGCTCGACCAGGCGCGCGCCAACATTGAGCAGATGTTGCAGTCGCAGAGCATCATGCTGTCGACCAATCACATCTTCATGATGGCGGCGATTTCGTTCGGCCTGGCGGCCGCAGCGGTGTGGTTTGCACCGAAGCCGACGCGGGTGGCGGATACATCGGCGGCGCATTGA